Proteins encoded together in one Caulobacter sp. X window:
- a CDS encoding DUF3606 domain-containing protein, whose product MSDDTTNRGPQDRSRIAMGEDYEVRYWTAELGVSADELRQAVDAVGNSAAAVRAHLNRGSH is encoded by the coding sequence ATGTCTGACGACACCACCAACCGCGGCCCGCAAGACCGCAGCCGGATCGCCATGGGTGAAGATTACGAAGTCCGCTACTGGACAGCCGAACTGGGCGTCTCGGCCGACGAACTACGCCAAGCGGTCGACGCGGTCGGCAACAGCGCCGCGGCCGTTCGCGCCCACCTTAATCGCGGGTCCCATTAG
- the ligD gene encoding non-homologous end-joining DNA ligase, with protein sequence MPDFVPFQHPKMTTSLPEGSAWIHEVKLDGYRMQVRTERGRVRISTRNGLDWTSKFRALEALAGELPDCILDGELVALDGKGEPSFSSLRSAIARGDTDALIFYAFDILFEGRDNDLRPYPLSTRKARLAHVLAEGGDHITDTIRLVTPLNGPPAALLRAACELKWEGIVSKRLDAPYRGGKDRPDSWVKAKCRPSAEAVIGGWTADGPAFGRILCGVPDEGGGLRYIGSVDPGRVPGLARKLETLRTPQSPFTSGPLPARIPDVHWARPHLVVDIEIAEFTSSGKMRQPAFKRLRTDKTAAEVNPDLDA encoded by the coding sequence ATGCCGGACTTCGTTCCCTTCCAGCACCCCAAGATGACCACCTCGCTCCCCGAAGGAAGCGCATGGATCCACGAGGTCAAACTCGACGGCTACCGGATGCAGGTGCGGACAGAGCGCGGCCGGGTAAGGATCAGCACCCGGAACGGTCTCGACTGGACTTCGAAGTTTCGAGCGCTTGAGGCGCTTGCCGGCGAGTTGCCCGATTGCATCCTGGACGGCGAACTGGTCGCCCTGGACGGCAAGGGCGAGCCCAGCTTCTCAAGCCTTCGCTCGGCGATCGCCCGGGGCGACACGGATGCTCTCATCTTCTACGCCTTCGATATCTTGTTCGAAGGCCGCGACAACGACCTTCGCCCCTACCCCCTGAGCACCCGAAAGGCGCGACTTGCTCATGTACTCGCGGAGGGTGGCGACCACATCACCGACACGATCCGCTTGGTCACGCCTTTGAACGGCCCGCCGGCGGCGCTCCTGCGCGCCGCGTGCGAGCTCAAGTGGGAAGGAATCGTCTCCAAGCGCCTGGATGCGCCCTATCGGGGAGGCAAGGATCGGCCGGATTCCTGGGTCAAGGCTAAGTGCCGGCCTTCGGCGGAGGCCGTGATCGGAGGCTGGACCGCTGACGGCCCTGCGTTCGGGCGCATCCTGTGCGGTGTTCCCGACGAGGGCGGCGGCCTTCGCTACATCGGCAGCGTTGATCCCGGGCGCGTGCCGGGGCTAGCGCGCAAGCTCGAGACGCTCAGAACGCCGCAGTCGCCGTTCACGTCCGGCCCCCTGCCCGCCCGGATTCCCGACGTCCATTGGGCACGGCCGCACCTGGTCGTCGACATCGAGATCGCCGAGTTCACATCGTCGGGCAAGATGCGCCAGCCGGCGTTCAAGCGCCTGCGAACGGACAAGACGGCAGCCGAGGTCAATCCTGACCTGGACGCCTGA